A genome region from Archaeoglobus fulgidus DSM 4304 includes the following:
- a CDS encoding metal-dependent transcriptional regulator yields the protein MFAVRTKFVTKTEVVLRTVYTALEKGLAVIGPTQVAEELGVSKSTAQKMLNELSKAGYGVYVPKKGLVLNERGKMEARAAVRMHRLIECLLADLGVEDFCKEAEKIGMVAGSSLVDALEARYGDREFCPCGKRIPEVKK from the coding sequence ATGTTCGCTGTGCGAACGAAGTTTGTTACAAAAACAGAGGTTGTGCTCAGAACAGTTTACACCGCACTTGAGAAAGGTCTTGCAGTAATCGGTCCCACGCAGGTTGCGGAGGAGCTTGGCGTGTCGAAATCAACAGCTCAGAAAATGCTGAACGAACTGTCTAAGGCAGGCTACGGCGTTTACGTCCCGAAGAAGGGATTGGTTCTGAATGAAAGGGGAAAAATGGAAGCAAGGGCAGCGGTAAGGATGCACAGGCTTATAGAGTGCCTTCTCGCAGACCTCGGCGTGGAGGACTTCTGCAAGGAGGCTGAAAAAATAGGCATGGTTGCCGGCAGCAGCCTCGTTGATGCCCTCGAAGCAAGGTACGGTGACAGAGAATTCTGCCCGTGTGGGAAGAGAATTCCGGAGGTGAAAAAGTGA